In Thermoplasmata archaeon, a genomic segment contains:
- a CDS encoding M1 family aminopeptidase has protein sequence MTELIETCRGQRLGAFADRMFAPTETSEQWARERTFLVQHLRLDVTVDDEARTVSGTATHRLVPINDGLKEVVLDQDSLDIRGVKDADGKALEFEAVGQQLIIHLPRVRKAGDPFEVRVRYAASPKKGLFFTGPDKGYPKKPRIVWTQGEEMDNRAWYPSYDYPNQKFTTEIVVTVRDRYRAIANGRLVSEKHDEKKGTRTFHWLQDKPHPNYLVALVVGEWDTKEWDADGVPVQAYVPKGMGKAIDLCFSRVPEMVKFFGRVTGLKYPWDKYAQACVPDFTFGGMENTSLTILHEYCLTDEHAYPDYSSDGLLSHELAHQWFGDWLTCKSWGHLWLNESFADYFECLWWEDHYGKDDFLVHLEETREGYYEEAEKEYKRAIVTHKFVDAEDMLDGHTYNKGCGVLHMLRTVLGDDLWWKGIRNYVAQHGRQNVETTDFRVALEEATGKSLAWFFEEWLLKPGHPEFEVAWSYDEAAKQVEVKVKQTQETKDGVPIFQMPIEIEFATDDRVWRETVQIDKTENLFRIGSPRRPKSVVFDPDGALLKKLTFKKEKAELLWQLAHAHGVWARMEACEGLGRFVGDGEAVAALEKALTKDKFWGVRRAAALGLGEVGTEAARDVLLGSLKGQDSRVRRGIYRALGKFRKDDVAFKALSQAYLEDGIYLPMATAALAMAETRHDGAFDAIVNGMDRPSQAEWISRSASNAIADLRLEKGIQALVARTAYGQPELRRFGAGSALGKLGYYHERRRDEILEELAALARDSNYRTKLGAVEGMAALGYKKAIGELEKIQDTSVLGNLRRNARQAASAIKEKHAENAKRLEQQDELDKLKDENKELKIRVTGLEAKMDAMAKRRR, from the coding sequence GTGACGGAGCTTATCGAGACGTGCCGAGGGCAGCGGCTGGGGGCCTTCGCGGATCGGATGTTCGCGCCGACGGAAACGTCGGAGCAGTGGGCGCGCGAGCGCACGTTCCTGGTGCAGCACCTCCGCCTCGACGTCACGGTCGACGACGAGGCGAGGACCGTTTCGGGCACCGCGACCCACCGCCTCGTCCCCATCAACGACGGGCTCAAGGAGGTCGTCCTCGACCAGGATTCCCTGGACATCCGGGGCGTCAAGGACGCGGACGGCAAGGCTCTCGAGTTCGAGGCGGTCGGGCAGCAGCTCATCATCCATCTGCCGAGGGTCCGGAAGGCGGGCGATCCGTTCGAGGTGCGCGTGCGGTACGCGGCGTCGCCCAAGAAGGGTTTGTTCTTCACCGGTCCCGACAAGGGCTACCCGAAGAAGCCGAGGATCGTCTGGACCCAGGGGGAGGAGATGGACAACCGCGCCTGGTACCCGTCGTACGACTACCCGAACCAGAAGTTCACCACGGAGATCGTGGTCACGGTCCGGGACCGCTACCGGGCGATCGCGAACGGCCGCCTGGTCTCCGAGAAGCACGACGAGAAGAAGGGGACGCGGACGTTCCACTGGCTCCAGGACAAGCCCCATCCGAACTACCTGGTCGCCCTCGTCGTGGGGGAGTGGGACACGAAGGAGTGGGACGCGGACGGGGTGCCCGTCCAGGCGTACGTGCCCAAAGGCATGGGGAAGGCCATCGACCTGTGCTTCTCTCGCGTGCCCGAGATGGTCAAGTTCTTCGGTCGCGTCACGGGCCTGAAGTACCCGTGGGACAAGTACGCCCAGGCTTGCGTGCCCGATTTCACGTTCGGCGGCATGGAGAACACCTCACTGACGATCCTCCACGAGTACTGCCTGACGGACGAGCACGCGTACCCCGACTACTCCTCGGACGGGCTCCTGAGCCACGAGCTGGCGCACCAGTGGTTCGGGGACTGGCTCACGTGCAAGAGCTGGGGCCACCTCTGGCTCAACGAGTCCTTCGCGGACTACTTCGAGTGCCTGTGGTGGGAAGACCACTACGGGAAGGACGACTTCCTCGTCCACCTCGAGGAGACCCGGGAGGGCTACTACGAGGAGGCGGAGAAGGAGTACAAGCGCGCCATCGTCACGCACAAGTTCGTCGACGCGGAGGACATGCTGGACGGGCACACGTACAACAAGGGCTGCGGCGTGCTCCACATGCTCCGGACGGTCCTCGGGGACGACCTGTGGTGGAAGGGCATTCGAAACTACGTGGCCCAGCACGGCCGGCAGAACGTGGAGACCACGGACTTCCGCGTCGCCCTTGAGGAGGCCACGGGGAAGAGCCTCGCCTGGTTCTTCGAGGAATGGCTTCTGAAGCCCGGCCACCCGGAGTTCGAGGTGGCCTGGTCCTACGACGAGGCCGCGAAGCAGGTTGAGGTCAAGGTGAAGCAGACCCAGGAGACCAAGGACGGCGTCCCCATCTTCCAGATGCCCATCGAGATCGAGTTCGCGACGGACGACCGGGTGTGGCGTGAGACCGTGCAGATCGACAAGACGGAGAACCTCTTTCGGATCGGGAGCCCGCGCCGCCCGAAGAGCGTGGTCTTCGACCCCGATGGGGCGCTCCTGAAGAAGCTGACCTTCAAGAAGGAGAAGGCGGAACTCCTGTGGCAGCTCGCCCATGCGCACGGCGTCTGGGCGCGCATGGAGGCGTGCGAGGGGCTCGGTCGGTTCGTGGGAGATGGCGAGGCAGTGGCCGCTCTGGAGAAGGCCCTCACGAAGGACAAGTTCTGGGGCGTCCGGCGCGCCGCGGCACTCGGCCTCGGCGAGGTCGGCACCGAGGCCGCGCGGGATGTCTTGCTCGGCTCCCTGAAGGGCCAGGACAGCCGCGTGCGTCGCGGCATCTACCGCGCGCTCGGCAAGTTTCGCAAGGACGACGTCGCGTTCAAGGCCCTATCCCAGGCCTACCTGGAGGACGGGATCTACCTTCCCATGGCAACCGCTGCGCTCGCGATGGCGGAAACCCGCCACGACGGCGCGTTCGACGCGATCGTGAACGGGATGGACCGTCCCTCCCAGGCAGAGTGGATCTCTCGGAGTGCATCCAACGCGATCGCGGACCTGCGCCTGGAGAAAGGGATTCAGGCCCTCGTCGCCCGGACTGCGTACGGCCAGCCGGAGCTGCGTCGGTTCGGGGCAGGATCGGCCCTGGGCAAGCTGGGGTACTACCACGAGCGGCGCCGCGATGAGATTCTCGAGGAACTTGCGGCGTTGGCCCGGGACTCCAACTACCGCACGAAGCTCGGTGCGGTGGAGGGCATGGCCGCCCTCGGTTACAAGAAGGCGATCGGCGAGCTGGAGAAGATCCAGGACACATCGGTCCTCGGCAACCTACGCCGGAACGCGCGGCAGGCCGCCTCCGCCATCAAGGAGAAGCACGCGGAGAACGCGAAGCGGCTCGAGCAGCAGGATGAGCTGGACAAGCTCAAGGACGAGAACAAGGAGCTCAAGATCCGCGTGACCGGCCTCGAGGCGAAAATGGACGCCATGGCCAAGCGGAGACGGTAA
- a CDS encoding adenosine-specific kinase — METELVPIENPEGLNVILGQTHFIKTAEDVHEALVNAVPGIKFGVAFCEASGPCLVRVEGNDVALKELAAKNALAVGAGHFFIVVVKEAYPLNLLRSLREVPEVVNLYAATSNPIDVVVAKNARGRGVLGVVDGERAKGIEGEQDRKERREFLRKIGYKLG, encoded by the coding sequence GTGGAGACGGAGCTTGTCCCGATCGAGAACCCGGAGGGCCTGAACGTCATCCTGGGGCAGACCCATTTCATCAAGACCGCGGAGGACGTCCACGAGGCGCTCGTGAACGCGGTTCCCGGCATCAAGTTCGGGGTCGCCTTCTGCGAGGCGAGCGGCCCCTGCCTCGTCCGCGTGGAGGGCAACGACGTCGCGCTCAAGGAGCTCGCCGCGAAGAACGCCCTGGCCGTGGGCGCCGGGCACTTCTTTATCGTGGTCGTCAAGGAGGCCTATCCGCTCAACCTGCTCCGCTCGCTCCGGGAGGTCCCCGAGGTCGTGAACCTGTATGCGGCCACGTCGAACCCGATCGACGTGGTTGTCGCGAAGAACGCCCGAGGCCGCGGCGTGCTCGGGGTCGTCGATGGCGAGCGGGCGAAGGGGATCGAGGGCGAGCAGGACCGGAAGGAGCGACGCGAGTTCCTCCGCAAGATCGGCTACAAGCTG